Proteins from a single region of Punica granatum isolate Tunisia-2019 chromosome 8, ASM765513v2, whole genome shotgun sequence:
- the LOC116189046 gene encoding tryptophan aminotransferase-related protein 3-like: MSNALKYILLFVASSSIILNLLLCIKLFSSDVGNNQNKDQSWSRSAAQEAELAASMDCSGHGRAYLDGIIIDGKPVCECNLCYSGPDCSNFSPDCPADANDGDPYYLEEFWKKHAASSAVMVSGWHRMSYSYSFSDQYCQISEELEKHIRKVHEVVGNAITDGKYIICGAGATQLLNAAVHALSSNNPSIFPTRVVATAPYYKVYQTQTEYFESNRYRFEGEASACMNGSDTTTNIIEFVTSPSNPEGQFKRPVLSGPNVKTIYDRAYYWPNFTPIPGPADEDLSIFTISKLTGHAGSRFGWALVKDKEVYERMTEYLNENTVGISKDTQLRMLKILKVVLEDGSKEMFGFAHRIMKNRWERLRDVLAHSDRFSLQQTPAQYCTFTHGVREPTPAYAWLKCEKEEDENCSDVLRSANIIGRKGDLFNADNHYVRLSLIRTEDDFDNLINRLHKMVNTKPRVLDKEKDHARPSASVAIERQSIRFGDVYHAYRSEVISQ; the protein is encoded by the exons ATGTCGAACGCCTTAAAATACATTCTACTGTTCGTTGCATCCTCTTCTATTATTCTCAACTTGTTACTCTGCATTAAACTGTTTTCAAGCGATGTTGGGAATAATCAGAATAAGGACCAAAGTTGGAGCCGAAGTGCGGCTCAAGAGGCAGAACTTGCAGCCTCCATGGACTGTTCTGGCCATGGAAGAGCTTACCTGGACGGCATCATCATCGATGGGAAGCCCGTCTGCGAGTGCAACCTGTGCTACAGTGGACCCGACTGCTCCAATTTCTCGCCGGACTGTCCTGCTGATGCAAATGA tGGAGACCCATACTACTTGGAGGAGTTCTGGAAGAAGCATGCCGCAAGCAGCGCAGTTATGGTGTCCGGATGGCATCGGATGAGCTACTCTTATTCCTTCAGCGATCAGTACTGTCAGATTTCAGAAGAATTGGAGAAGCATATTAGGAAGGTCCATGAGGTCGTGGGAAATGCAATCACGGACGGGAAATACATCATTTGCGGGGCTGGCGCAACCCAGCTCCTTAATGCTGCCGTCCATGCCCTATCCTCCAACAATCCCTCTATATTCCCTACTAGGGTTGTGGCCACTGCCCCTTACTACAAG GTCTATCAAACACAGACGGAGTATTTCGAATCAAATAGGTATAGGTTTGAAGGGGAAGCGTCTGCTTGTATGAACGGTTCCGACACGACAACTAACATTATTGAGTTCGTGACGTCCCCGAGCAACCCCGAGGGCCAATTCAAAAGGCCTGTCTTGAGTGGCCCAAATGTCAAGACCATTTACGACAGGGCGTACTATTGGCCTAATTTCACTCCAATTCCAGGCCCAGCTGATGAAGATCTCAGCATCTTCACAATCTCTAAGCTAACCGGCCATGCTGGTAGCAGATTCGG ATGGGCACTGGTGAAAGATAAAGAAGTGTACGAAAGGATGACCGAGTACTTGAATGAGAACACAGTGGGCATTTCGAAGGACACCCAACTTAGGATGCTGAAGATTCTCAAAGTAGTTCTAGAAGATGGCAGCAAGGAGATGTTTGGGTTTGCGCATCGTATAATGAAGAACCGATGGGAGAGGTTGAGGGACGTGTTGGCTCACTCCGACCGCTTCTCTCTCCAACAAACTCCTGCTCAATATTGTACTTTCACACATGGAGTGCGGGAACCGACTCCAG CTTATGCTTGGTTGAAATGCGAGAAGGAGGAAGATGAAAACTGTTCCGACGTTCTTAGATCAGCCAACATCATTGGAAGGAAGGGCGACCTTTTCAATGCAGATAATCATTACGTTCGGCTCAGTCTCATCAGAACTGAAGATGATTTTGACAATCTTATAAATCGTCTACATAAGATGGTCAATACCAAGCCAAGAGTCCTTGACAAGGAAAAAGACCACGCCAGGCCAAGTGCATCCGTGGCTATCGAGCGGCAAAGCATTAGATTCGGCGATGTCTACCATGCATATCGGTCAGAGGTGATCTCACAATGA
- the LOC116189291 gene encoding carboxypeptidase SOL1, producing MNLVSLLRLLPLILSPSLLYPVESRGGEKDPLLHPLSGLAHHTYVRTGKRLLEEQSQKRVDLAKGYMSNSDLEKAMKDFTQRCGNISRMYRIGKSVKGVPLWVIEISDNPGKEEAEPAFKYIGNVHGDEPVGRELLMRLANWICDNYPKDPLAELIVDKVHLHILPSMNPDGFSLRKRGNANDIDLNRDFPDQFFSVNNEMGRRQPETRAIMNWLRDIRFTASASLHGGALVANYPWDGTEDRRRSYFPCPDDETFRFMASIYSRSHHNMSLSKEFEGGITNGAAWYPIYGAMQDWNYIHADCFELTLEVSDNKWPPANELPTIWEHNRKSMLNLISSVAKTGIHGKIFSSETGRPLPGSVMIKGINHTVKAGRAFADYHRLLAPAEKYEVMATMTGYKSKTTIIRLEAGPMALDFILDPEVSNGEHRLESVCDCSCTTGGSGLEVMGFLWNSHLEVYFVLVIVLAFVCILLLRKRARLSFLRHSRQQGGGPKRAVVA from the exons ATGAATCTTGTTTCTTTGCTGCGCCTTCTCCCCCTGATCCTCTCCCCTTCCCTTCTCTACCCGGTGGAATCCAGAGGCGGCGAGAAGGATCCCCTCCTCCATCCCTTATCAG GTCTTGCACATCATACCTATGTTCGTACGGGGAAGCGTTTGCTAGAGGAACAATCTCAGAAGAG AGTTGATTTAGCTAAAGGGTATATGTCAAACTCCGATCTTGAAAAGGCCATGAAGGATTTCACTCAAAGATGCGGCAACATTTCTAGGATGTACAG GATTGGTAAAAGTGTGAAGGGAGTACCACTG TGGGTAATAGAAATCTCTGACAATCCTGGGAAGGAGGAAGCTGAACCTGCATTCAAG TATATTGGGAATGTGCATGGAGATGAGCCTGTTGGCCGTGAGCTTCTAATGCGTCTTGCAAATTGGATATGTGATAACTATCCAAAGGATCCCCTG GCTGAATTAATTGTAGATAAGGTTCATCTCCACATCCTTCCATCAATGAATCCTGATGGATTTTCTCTAAGAAAGCGTGGCAATGCAAATGACATTGATTTAAATCGTGACTTTCCAGACCAG TTCTTTTCAGTGAACAATGAGATGGGTAGGCGGCAACCCGAAACTCGAGCCATTATGAATTGGCTGAGAGATATACGCTTCACAGCCTCTGCTTCCTTGCACGGG GGTGCCCTAGTTGCAAATTATCCATGGGATGGCACTGAGGATAGAAG GCGATCTTACTTTCCATGTCCCGATGATGAAACATTCCGTTTCATGGCAAGTATATACAGCCGCTCTCACCATAACATGTCTCTGAGTAAAGAATTCGAAGGAGGAATTACAAATGGAGCAGCTTG GTACCCCATATATGGCGCCATGCAAGATTGGAACTACATCCATGCTGATTGTTTTGAATTGACCTTGGAAGTTAGTGATAACAAATGGCCTCCTGCCAATGAG CTTCCTACCATATGGGAACATAATAGGAAGAGTATGCTCAATCTTATTTCAAGTGTCGCTAAG ACAGGAATTCATGGGAAGATATTTTCTTCAGAAACCGGAAGACCATTGCCTGGATCTGTCATGATTAAGGGAATCAATCACACG GTCAAAGCTGGCAGAGCATTCGCCGATTACCATCGGTTACTGGCCCCTGCAGAGAAGTATGAAG TCATGGCCACGATGACCGGCTACAAGTCGAAGACCACGATCATCAGGTTAGAAGCAGGTCCGATGGCCCTGGACTTCATTCTTGACCCTGAAGTATCCAATGGAGAACATCGACTCGAGAGTGTGTGCGACTGCAGCTGCACGACCGGCGGGAGTGGGCTCGAAGTGATGGGTTTTCTTTGGAATTCCCACTTGGAAGTCTATTTTGTACTGGTTATCGTCTTAGCGTTTGTCTGCATTTTGTTGTTAAGGAAAAGAGCCAGGTTGAGTTTTCTAAGGCATAGTAGACAACAGGGAGGAGGGCCCAAAAGGGCTGTCGTGGCATAG